Proteins found in one Labrus bergylta chromosome 8, fLabBer1.1, whole genome shotgun sequence genomic segment:
- the LOC110001702 gene encoding NLR family CARD domain-containing protein 3 — MSECGSSAPSSVSVTSRHSKDYPPEFKPPRKRKRTSEELSTYSFVSRRTDHSKDYPPEFSNQPVQPKVPKIRKMRKPPGESTSSTASFVSEKSHHSKDYPPEFSDEPFIKKNCVLEQVFESKSIDFLKQALRTHEELFKEKQEDEYDQQHEIDDETKEAAMKIALHVLRTMKQDEYAHTLEQSHYGVTAMYQKILKPDLKKKNECLLENTQKWPVPLQKIYTEIYLIEGDSVDVNREHEVRQIEAAFNKRKSFEIKIRCENVFKPLPNQPAKPIRTVLTKGIAGIGKTVLTQKFMLDWSTEKANQDIQLLFSLPFRELNLLKNKTRSLMELLYDFSPGLKESGITDLTKCKVLIVLDGLDECRLPLDFNKSENCCDSSQSASVQVLLTNLIAGHLLPQAYLWITTRPAAASCIPGRYVDRLTEIRGFNRHQKEDYFLKKIDDENLAKRVIANIKSTRSLYIMCHVPVFCWISSIVLGEICAQVGGGKMPKTLTQMYIHFLAHQTAQIYVKYHKEQKLDPQGNNKMVMSLGKLAFDQLEKGNLIFYEEDLRGCGIDVDEASVYSGVCTQVFREESCMQTKVFCFVHLSVQEFLAALYVHVMYTVNSVNLMDKNQIKIKPISELHKAAVNKALESDKGHLDLFLRFLLGLSLESNHILLKDLKIQVEPLDPKSHEETIKYIKEKINLSEPERYINLLHCLNELNDHSLVEEIQNHLDSDRDMDTNKWPAAQWAALVFLLLTSPEKPEEITLKKYSRKQEGLKKLLPAIKACRSAKLNDCNLTADCCQDLASILSSSSNELNHLNLSDNKLQDLGIKRLCTGLQSPNCRLKTLRLNRCDLTKSCCKELALVLGRPTSDLRELDLSDNNIEDSGVKLLSKGLGNVGCKLETFRLSFCNITEKGCSFLASAVKSNPSNWSELDLSYNHLGESGVRHICDALEEGRCELNKLRVDHRAEHWFKPGLRKYVCELTIDLNTAHKSLVLSEDRKVSQASKEQPYPYHSDRFDYWPQVLCKEGLRNRCYWEVEWEGKWVGIGVAYKNMKHKGQDNNCLMGYNKHSWSLHCSSKGYRAYHNFESIVVGVPLAGCRGLAVYLDWKAGMLSFYRVSSKRSLTHLHTFSTEFKKPLYPIFRVWGKDSSVRLCQVK, encoded by the exons ATGAGTGAGTGTGGATCTTCAGCACCCAGTTCTGTTTCTGTGACAAGTCGACACTCCAAAGATTATCCTCCAGAATTCAAACcaccaagaaaaagaaagag GACATCTGAGGAGTTATCAACATACAGCTTTGTGTCTCGGAGGACGGATCACTCCAAAGATTATCCTCCAGAATTCAGCAATCAACCCGTCCAGCCAAA AGTTCCTAAAATCAGGAAGATGAGGAAACCTCCGGGAGAATCAACATCTTCTACCGCCAGTTTTGTTTCTGAGAAGAGTCACCACTCCAAAGATTATCCGCCAGAATTCAGTGATGAACCCTTCATAAAAAA aaactgTGTGCTCGAACAGGTCTTTGAATCTAAGAGCATAGACTTCTTAAAGCAAGCTCTGAGAACACATGAAGAATTGTTTAAGGAGAAGCAAGAGGACGAATATGATCAACAGCATGAGATTGATGATGAAACTAAGGAAGCTGCTATGAAGATTGCCCTGCATGTTCTGAGGACCATGAAGCAGGATGAATATGCCCACACACTCGAGCAAA GTCATTATGGGGTAACTGCAATGTACCAAAAGATACTTAAACCtgacctgaagaagaaaaatgagtgCCTACTGGAAAATACGCAGAAGTGGCCGGTGCCTCTTCAAAAGATTTATACAGAGATCTATCTGATAGAAGGAGACAGTGTAGATGTCAACCGCGAACATGAAGTCAGACAAATTGAAGCAGCATTCAACAAACGGAAATCTTTTGAAATAAAGATCAGGTGTGAGAACGTCTTCAAGCCCTTACCAAACCAACCGGCCAAACCAATCAGAACTGTGCTCACCAAGGGGATAGCAGGCATCGGCAAAACTGTGTTGACACAGAAGTTCATGTTGGACTGGTCAACAGAGAAGGCCAATCAAGACATCCAACTCTTGTTTTCACTTCCTTTTAGGGAGCTGaatttgttgaaaaataaaacaagaagttTGATGGAGCTCCTGTATGACTTCTCTCCAGGCCTGAAAGAATCTGGAATCACAGACCTGACTAAGTGCAAAGTTCTGATTGTACTGGATGGTCTTGATGAGTGCAGACTCCCTCTGGATTTCAATAAATCTGAGAACTGTTGTGATTCATCACAGTCGGCCTCAGTTCAGGTGTTGCTGACAAACCTTATTGCAGGTCACCTGCTTCCACAAGCTTATCTGTGGATAACTACCCGTCCTGCTGCAGCGAGCTGCATCCCTGGACGGTATGTCGACCGCTTGACTGAGATACGAGGTTTCAACAGACATCAGAAGGAGGACTACTTCCTCAAGAAAATTGACGATGAAAACTTGGCCAAAAGAGTTATCGCAAACATTAAGTCAACAAGAAGTCTGTACATCATGTGCCATGTGCCAGTGTTTTGCTGGATTTCCTCTATTGTCCTAGGGGAAATTTGTGCACAAGTAGGAGGAGGAAAAATGCCAAAGACCTTGACTCAAATGTACATCCACTTTCTGGCCCATCAAACTGCACAGATTTATGTCAAGTACCACAAAGAGCAAAAGCTGGACCCTCAAGGGAATAACAAGATGGTAATGTCACTTGGAAAGTTAGCCTTTGACCAGCTggagaaaggaaacctgatcttctacgAGGAAGATCTTAGAGGTTGTGGTATTGATGTTGATGAAGCAAGTGTCTACTCCGGAGTGTGCACTCAAGTCTTCCGGGAAGAGTCCTGTATGCAGACtaaagtgttctgttttgtgcACCTGTCTGTCCAAGAGTTTCTCGCTGCTCTGTACGTCCATGTCATGTACACAGTCAACAGTGTAAACCTTATGGACAAAAACCAGATCAAAATCAAACCGATATCTGAATTGCACAAAGCTGCAGTGAACAAAGCCTTAGAGAGTGACAAAGGCCACCTGGATCTCTTCCTGCGTTTCCTCCTTGGACTCTCCTTGGAGTCCAATCATATTCTGCTCAAAGACCTGAAGATTCAGGTAGAACCCTTGGACCCCAAAAGTCATGAGGAAACCatcaagtacatcaaggagaaaataaatctcTCTGAACCAGAGAGGTACATCAATCTCTTGCACTGTCTGAATGAGCTAAACGACCACTCTCTGGTGGAGGAGATCCAGAACCACCTGGATTCAGACCGAGACATGGACACAAACAAGTGGCCTGCAGCTCAGTGGGCAGCTCTGGTCTTTCTGTTGCTGACCTCACCGGAGAAGCCAGAAGAGATCACCCTGAAGAAATACTCCAGAAAACAAGAGGGTCTTAAGAAGCTCCTTCCAGCCATCAAAGCATGCAGATCAGCAAA gTTGAATGATTGTAATCTTACTGCAGACTGCTGCCAGGATCTGGCCTCCATTCTAAGCTCAAGCTCAAATGAACTTAATCATTTGAATTTAAGTGACAACAAATTACAAGACTTAGGAATCAAGCGTCTCTGCACAGGACTCCAGAGCCCAAACTGCAGACTGAAGACACTGAG GCTAAACCGATGTGATCTGACAAAGTCATGCTGCAAAGAGTTGGCTTTAGTCCTGGGCCGTCCCACTTCagatctgagagagctggacctgagtgaCAACAACATTGAAGACTCAGGAGTAAAGCTGCTCTCTAAAGGACTGGGAAATGTTGGCTGTAAACTTGAAACCTTCAG GTTGTCATTCTGTAACATCACGGAAAAAGGATGCAGTTTCTTGGCCTCAGCAGTGAAGTCCAACCCATCCAACTGGAGcgagctggacctgagctacaatcaccTCGGAGAATCAGGAGTGAGGCACATTTGTGACGCTCTTGAGGAGGGACGATGTGAATTAAACAAACTCAG agtggatcacagagcagagcACTGGTTTAAACCAGGACTGAGAAaat ATGTATGTGAGCTTACGATCGATCTTAATACTGCTCATAAAAGTCTGGTCCTCTCTGAAGACCGTAAAGTTAGCCAAGCCAGTAAGGAGCAGCCATATCCATATCACTCTGACCGGTTTGACTACTGGCCCCAAGTCCTGTGCAAGGAGGGCCTTAGGAACcgttgttactgggaggtgGAGTGGGAAGGAAAATGGGTTGGCATCGGAGTGGCCTACAagaacatgaaacacaaaggGCAGGACAACAACTGTCTGATGGGGTACAACAAACATTCCTGGAGTCTGCACTGCTCTAGTAAAGGCTACCGCGCTTACCATAACTTCGAGAGTATCGTCGTTGGTGTTCCTTTGGCCGGTTGTCGTGGACTGGCTGTTTATCTGGACTGGAAGGCAGGCAtgctgtccttctacagagtttCTTCTAAAAGGTCGCTGACACACCTGCACACCTTCTCCACAGAATTCAAAAAGCCTCTCTACCCAATCTTTAGAGTGTGGGGAAAGGACTCGTCTGTGAGGCTGTGCCAGGTGAAATAA